The segment ATTTTGGCGGTTCAGCAGTAAAATATGGGTATTGGACAGGAGAAAAATTGGAACATACCAGTCAATTTCCAACACCGAAAACTTGGACTGAGATGAAGCAAGCCCTCAAAGAAGTCCAAGAAGGTATGACAGAAACGATTGCCGGAGTTGGAATCTCTGCGCCAGGAGTAGTGGATGTCGATAAACGGCAGATCAACGGCATCAGCGCCATCCCTTATATCCATAATTTTAATATCTTTGACGAATTAGAAGAATTGTTCCGATTGCCGGTAACTATCGAAAATGATGCCAACTGTGCAGGAATGGCGGAATTTTATAATGGTGCAGGAAAAGATTATCAAAATGTCGCTTTTGTCGTTATCGGCACAGGTGTAGGCGGCGCTTTGTTCACAAAAGGACAGATCACTAAAGGAGCTCATCTATATGGCGGCGAATTTGGATTGATGTTTTTAGATCAGGGAAAAACCTTCTCGCAATTAGGAACAGCGGTTCAAATGGCTTGGCGCTACTGTGACCGTATGGGTCTGGATCGTTCCGCTAAAAGCGGGAAAGACGTGTTTGCTTTAGCTGAACAAGGAGATAAAGTCGCCAAAGAAGAAACAGAACGATTCTATGACTATTTGACACAAGGATTATTCAGTATCCAATTTGCTTTTGATCCTGAAGTGATTATTTTAGGCGGCGGTATCAGTGCAAAAGAAGGATTGGTAGATGAGATCAATCGCCGGATGCTGGAAAAACTCCAAGCCCAAGATTTGAAAGATTTTGTCCCTCAGATTTTGCTATGTGATTATCGAAATGATGCGAATTTAGTGGGTGCTGCTGCAAACTTCCATGCACGGCAACAAGGTGAAGCTTAAAAGTGTCACTAAGCAAATCATTTCTGATCAGGCAGTATTTGATGGGATAAATTTGTGATAAGTGCCCCTGATGGATAACCATCTGGATAAAAGCAGAGATATGAGTTTTTAGAAGAAATGCTTTGTTGAGCGGATCGTTCTTCTGAAAGTAAAAAGAAGTCTGTTATAGGCTTCTTTTTTTTACTCTAAATCACACGTAATAAATCTGCTAATTCAGAAAAGATAAAATATTCTGAAAATTATTTGACTTTTTAGAAATAGTTCAGTATATTGAGTAACATATCCAAGAGAGATAAAGGGGGATGCAGGATGAAAAAGAAATTGGTTTTTTTAGCCGCTGCATTTTTATTGAGTGCTTGCAGCGCAGCACCTAAAGCAGATAATAATACAACTGGCGCAGATGGCGGTAATAAGCAAGAAGGTGAAACCATCAAGATCGGAGCGAACTTGGAATT is part of the Enterococcus mediterraneensis genome and harbors:
- a CDS encoding ROK family protein — protein: MGILVFDFGGSAVKYGYWTGEKLEHTSQFPTPKTWTEMKQALKEVQEGMTETIAGVGISAPGVVDVDKRQINGISAIPYIHNFNIFDELEELFRLPVTIENDANCAGMAEFYNGAGKDYQNVAFVVIGTGVGGALFTKGQITKGAHLYGGEFGLMFLDQGKTFSQLGTAVQMAWRYCDRMGLDRSAKSGKDVFALAEQGDKVAKEETERFYDYLTQGLFSIQFAFDPEVIILGGGISAKEGLVDEINRRMLEKLQAQDLKDFVPQILLCDYRNDANLVGAAANFHARQQGEA